The DNA region TCGCGGCCGAGGACTTCGCGTTCCTCCCCTTCTTCGACGCCGAAGAGGCGTGGGACGCATACCTCGCCCGGATCACACGCCTGAGCCGCGGCGAGGACCTCCCACCGGGAATCGTGCCGTGGACCGACCTGTACGGCGTCGTCGACGGCGTGGTCGTGGGACGCGTGTCGGTGCGTCACCGGTTGACCGAGTCGCTCGAGCGCGTCGGCGGGCACATCGGCTACGGAGTGCGCCCCGCGTACCGCAGGCGCGGATACGCCACGGCCCTCCTTGGCGCCGGGCCCGCCGTGGCTCGCGAACACGGGATCGACCCGGCGCTGGTGATGTGCGACGACAACAACAACCCGGCTCAGCAACGGTCATCGAGCGCTGCGGCGGAATGCTGGAGAACGTGGCGGACGTCGCCGACGGCAGACCCAAGCGGCGCTACTGGGTGCCCCACGCGATGACCCGCGGCGGGTCGATCCGACCGCGGTCCGTGTCCGTCGGCCGCGTCAGGCGGCACGATGGGTTCATGGACGGCTTGACCCGGCTCACCGACGGCGTCGTCGTGCTCCGGCCCCTGGACCTCGGGGACATCGCCGAGCACCTCGCCGGCGAGGACGAGGAACTCGTTCGCTGGCTCAACGGCGGACCCGGCACCCACGAGACGGTCGAGGCGCATGTCCGGGCTTGCATGGCCGCGTGGCAGGCAGGCGGGCCGACGATCACGTTCGGCATCTGCGCCGGGGTCCCCGAGCGCCTCGTGGGGACGGTGGACGCGCACCTCGAGCTCGCTGGGCTGGAGCCCGGTCAAGCGAACATCGCCTACGGGCTTCTATCCCGAGGCCAGAGGCCGTGGCCTGGCATCCCCGCGGGTTGCGCTGATGTGCACCTTCTTGGCCACCCGGCACGGTGTTCGCGAGGCGATCATCCGCACCGAGCCAGCCAATGCGGCGTCCGTCGCGGTCGCTCTCAGGACTGGCTTCCGTTTGGCTCGACGCGGCGGCGAGGGGCGAGCTCAACTGGTACGTCCGCGACCTCGCAGGGGCGTCGGCTCCGATTGCCCCG from Cellulomonas sp. KRMCY2 includes:
- a CDS encoding GNAT family N-acetyltransferase, whose translation is MSLELRALRADDAGGARAAHAELAAEDFAFLPFFDAEEAWDAYLARITRLSRGEDLPPGIVPWTDLYGVVDGVVVGRVSVRHRLTESLERVGGHIGYGVRPAYRRRGYATALLGAGPAVAREHGIDPALVMCDDNNNPAQQRSSSAAAECWRTWRTSPTADPSGATGCPTR
- a CDS encoding GNAT family N-acetyltransferase, whose product is MSGLAWPRGRQAGRRSRSASAPGSPSASWGRWTRTSSSLGWSPVKRTSPTGFYPEARGRGLASPRVALMCTFLATRHGVREAIIRTEPANAASVAVALRTGFRLARRGGEGRAQLVRPRPRRGVGSDCPVQRREW